A single region of the Candidatus Parcubacteria bacterium genome encodes:
- a CDS encoding NrdH-redoxin, whose translation MKKVTIYSTPTCTYCSMAKEFFKNHNIPYTEYNVKDDLVKRKEMIDRSQQMGVPVIDIDGKITVGFDEAELSAALGL comes from the coding sequence ATGAAAAAAGTGACCATATATAGCACGCCTACCTGCACCTACTGCAGCATGGCCAAGGAATTCTTCAAGAATCACAACATTCCGTATACGGAATATAACGTGAAGGATGACCTGGTGAAGCGCAAAGAGATGATCGACCGGAGTCAGCAGATGGGGGTCCCGGTCATCGATATCGATGGCAAGATTACGGTAGGTTTTGATGAAGCGGAGCTCTCGGCAGCCTTGGGACTCTAA